The Lycium barbarum isolate Lr01 chromosome 9, ASM1917538v2, whole genome shotgun sequence genome has a segment encoding these proteins:
- the LOC132610769 gene encoding uncharacterized protein LOC132610769 isoform X2 has product MTENERVFPREAHVQKEVGPWNNLVAILQITKKKIFGNLMEQNSSSTHELTSTSDLKGSDNVVSADSHGSGSMSNLKITIHSEKTSVANTDESKAFEVVNMNKTSNSAGPEELLNVSSKECEGSSDNSNGISSGVSSICGKASSNDGVQLINGFHRSELVEKEREQLLVEEVSSSVQISSGEDILSKFDSSCDSERVSSLVDVSQEKRNNEPELEAKNDKMQKKEVISDIISIFEKNGTSNLKQVTHFNSFLPSEATNKWRDVLVKKSVLSANEHHPAEDTSIPISLSKSEMDEIASVSNNSCHVEADHRATDQIVDPKSEKSVPREFEPLNGISHNIFGKSGDIKSLIDCIRELPPQKPSVVRPEEMDVDRDRERSANSSIQAQTDKQTLDRKKRKTSSEDVIGKKDNSNQEIACLMEKGELNKGESASLSEKLSDENKMTIKFVNVTAKESDVSKVFKGCGAVTKVVFPSVKSTNFKVAHVYFESEEGRQKALKKTDMMIKNMVALEATSPQKGRERMCIPNLIGCPEVPASLVKHPSRTVMIKKLNNNVSFHDIKEALSFCKSNITGIFFGSSSSVAYVEFETVEGKEIAIEKHSLIVLGERLSILRIDPPRTTIVRISNVDSLAMGKVTSVCKKLGKTRQFFPRTNDILDVHFKLAEWPRMLEILNRLNGVEVDGQQLVAKPAPVYPPDVLNVLWSQPEGRKHLKTAFNSMLLKLGEDNTSLAILVDNFYADVQER; this is encoded by the exons ATGACTGAAAATGAAAGGGTCTTTCCTAGAGAAGCACATGTCCAGAAGGAAGTAGGTCCGTGGAATAATTTGGTAGCCATTCTTCAAATAACTAAAAAGAAGATTTTTGGAAATCTTATGGAGCAGAATAGCAGTAGCACTCATGAATTAACTTCCACTTCTGATCTTAAGGGTTCCGATAATGTTGTATCTGCTGATAGTCATGGTAGTGGAAGTATGAGTAATCTTAAGATTACAATTCATTCAGAAAAGACATCTGTAGCTAATACGGACGAGAGTAAAGCTTTTGAGGTTGTTAATATGAACAAAACTTCAAATTCAGCTGGCCCTGAAGAATTGCTAAATGTCTCTTCAAAAGAATGTGAAGGGAGCTCTGACAATTCCAATGGCATATCTTCTGGTGTATCATCTATCTGCGGAAAAGCCAGTTCCAATGACGGTGTTCAACTGATTAACGGTTTCCATCGTTCAGAGTTAGTTGAGAAAGAGAGAGAACAATTGCTAGTTGAGGAAGTATCATCAAGTGTACAAATCAGTTCTGGTGAAGATATCCTGTCAAAATTTGATTCATCTTGTGACTCAGAGAGGGTTTCCAGCTTAGTAGATGTTtctcaggaaaaaagaaataacgaacCAGAGTTGGAGGCCAAGAATGACAAAATGCAAAAGAAGGAAGTAATATCAGACATTATTTCAATTTTTGAGAAGAATGGGACATCGAATCTCAAGCAGGTTACACATTTTAATAGTTTCTTACCGAGTGAAGCAACCAACAAATGGCGGGATGTTCTTGTGAAAAAATCAGTACTCTCTGCAAATGAACACCATCCGGCCGAAGACACCTCTATTCCGATCTCACTTTCTAAGTCCGAAATGGATGAAATTGCATCAGTCTCCAATAATTCTTGTCACGTGGAAGCTGATCATCGAGCAACAGATCAGATTGTCGACCCAAAGAGTGAAAAATCTGTACCTAGAGAGTTTGAGCCCCTTAATGGAATTTCTCATAATATTTTTGGAAAGAGTGGCGACATAAAGAGCTTAATAGATTGTATTAGGGAGCTGCCTCCTCAGAAGCCATCTGTTGTTAGGCCTGAGGAAATGGATGTTGACAGAGATAGGGAAAGAAGTGCAAATAGCAGTATCCAAGCTCAAACTGATAAGCAGACACTTGACAGGAAAAAAAGAAAGACTTCATCTGAGGATGTGATTGGAAAGAAGGACAACAGTAACCAAGAGATTGCATGTTTGATGGAAAAAGGTGAACTGAACAAGGGTGAGAGTGCCTCTTTATCTGAAAAGTTATCAGATGAAAACAAAATGACTATAAAGTTCGTGAATGTTACAGCTAAAGAAAGTGATGTCTCTAAAGTTTTCAAGGGTTGTGGGGCTGTTACGAAGGTTGTGTTTCCAAGTGTCAAATCAACTAATTTTAAAGTTGCACACGTTTATTTTGAG TCAGAAGAAGGAAGGCAAAAGGCTCTTAAAAAAACTGATATGATGATTAAGAATATGGTAGCTTTGGAGGCCACTTCTCCTCAGAAAGGGAGAGAGAGGATGTGCATACCTAATTTAATTGGTTGTCCAGAAGTTCCCGCCTCATTAGTGAAGCATCCTTCAAGGACAGTTATGATAAAAAAATTGAACAACAATGTGTCCTTTCATGATATTAAAGAAGCTCTATCCTTTTGCAAAAGCAACATAACTGGAATTTTCTTTGGTTCGTCAAGCTCCGTTGCTTATGTGGAGTTTGAG ACAGTAGAGGGCAAAGAAATTGCTATTGAGAAGCATTCATTGATCGTGCTTGGAGAGAGACTATCAATCTTGAGAATCGATCCACCAAGAACAACCATCGTAAGGATATCAAATGTGGATTCCCTTGCAATGGGTAAGGTGACCTCCGTTTGCAAAAAACTGGGAAAGACTAGGCAATTCTTCCCGAGAACGAATGACATCCTGGATGTGCATTTCAAACTTGCTGAATggccaagaatgttagagattttAAACAG GCTGAACGGAGTCGAAGTAGATGGTCAACAGTTGGTAGCTAAGCCTGCACCTGTCTATCCCCCGGATGTGCTTAACGTTCTCTGGAGTCAACCCGAGGGGAGAAAACATTTGAAAACCGCATTCAACAGCATGCTGCTGAAATTAGGGGAAGATAATACTAGTTTAGCAATACTTGTTGATAACTTTTATGCTGATGTACAAGAAAGATGA
- the LOC132610769 gene encoding uncharacterized protein LOC132610769 isoform X1 produces MSVSRLIPPRLRSLINSVECRRWCSSVNNKGEISPLLKKSEVPEIFEKKHMTENERVFPREAHVQKEVGPWNNLVAILQITKKKIFGNLMEQNSSSTHELTSTSDLKGSDNVVSADSHGSGSMSNLKITIHSEKTSVANTDESKAFEVVNMNKTSNSAGPEELLNVSSKECEGSSDNSNGISSGVSSICGKASSNDGVQLINGFHRSELVEKEREQLLVEEVSSSVQISSGEDILSKFDSSCDSERVSSLVDVSQEKRNNEPELEAKNDKMQKKEVISDIISIFEKNGTSNLKQVTHFNSFLPSEATNKWRDVLVKKSVLSANEHHPAEDTSIPISLSKSEMDEIASVSNNSCHVEADHRATDQIVDPKSEKSVPREFEPLNGISHNIFGKSGDIKSLIDCIRELPPQKPSVVRPEEMDVDRDRERSANSSIQAQTDKQTLDRKKRKTSSEDVIGKKDNSNQEIACLMEKGELNKGESASLSEKLSDENKMTIKFVNVTAKESDVSKVFKGCGAVTKVVFPSVKSTNFKVAHVYFESEEGRQKALKKTDMMIKNMVALEATSPQKGRERMCIPNLIGCPEVPASLVKHPSRTVMIKKLNNNVSFHDIKEALSFCKSNITGIFFGSSSSVAYVEFETVEGKEIAIEKHSLIVLGERLSILRIDPPRTTIVRISNVDSLAMGKVTSVCKKLGKTRQFFPRTNDILDVHFKLAEWPRMLEILNRLNGVEVDGQQLVAKPAPVYPPDVLNVLWSQPEGRKHLKTAFNSMLLKLGEDNTSLAILVDNFYADVQER; encoded by the exons ATGTCAGTCTCTCGTCTTATTCCACCAAGATTGAGATCACTCATCAACTCTGTAG AATGTAGAAGATGGTGTTCTTCAGTGAATAATAAGGGCGAAATTTCACCGCTGTTGAAGAAATCAGAAGTGCCGGAGATATTTGAAAAGAA aCATATGACTGAAAATGAAAGGGTCTTTCCTAGAGAAGCACATGTCCAGAAGGAAGTAGGTCCGTGGAATAATTTGGTAGCCATTCTTCAAATAACTAAAAAGAAGATTTTTGGAAATCTTATGGAGCAGAATAGCAGTAGCACTCATGAATTAACTTCCACTTCTGATCTTAAGGGTTCCGATAATGTTGTATCTGCTGATAGTCATGGTAGTGGAAGTATGAGTAATCTTAAGATTACAATTCATTCAGAAAAGACATCTGTAGCTAATACGGACGAGAGTAAAGCTTTTGAGGTTGTTAATATGAACAAAACTTCAAATTCAGCTGGCCCTGAAGAATTGCTAAATGTCTCTTCAAAAGAATGTGAAGGGAGCTCTGACAATTCCAATGGCATATCTTCTGGTGTATCATCTATCTGCGGAAAAGCCAGTTCCAATGACGGTGTTCAACTGATTAACGGTTTCCATCGTTCAGAGTTAGTTGAGAAAGAGAGAGAACAATTGCTAGTTGAGGAAGTATCATCAAGTGTACAAATCAGTTCTGGTGAAGATATCCTGTCAAAATTTGATTCATCTTGTGACTCAGAGAGGGTTTCCAGCTTAGTAGATGTTtctcaggaaaaaagaaataacgaacCAGAGTTGGAGGCCAAGAATGACAAAATGCAAAAGAAGGAAGTAATATCAGACATTATTTCAATTTTTGAGAAGAATGGGACATCGAATCTCAAGCAGGTTACACATTTTAATAGTTTCTTACCGAGTGAAGCAACCAACAAATGGCGGGATGTTCTTGTGAAAAAATCAGTACTCTCTGCAAATGAACACCATCCGGCCGAAGACACCTCTATTCCGATCTCACTTTCTAAGTCCGAAATGGATGAAATTGCATCAGTCTCCAATAATTCTTGTCACGTGGAAGCTGATCATCGAGCAACAGATCAGATTGTCGACCCAAAGAGTGAAAAATCTGTACCTAGAGAGTTTGAGCCCCTTAATGGAATTTCTCATAATATTTTTGGAAAGAGTGGCGACATAAAGAGCTTAATAGATTGTATTAGGGAGCTGCCTCCTCAGAAGCCATCTGTTGTTAGGCCTGAGGAAATGGATGTTGACAGAGATAGGGAAAGAAGTGCAAATAGCAGTATCCAAGCTCAAACTGATAAGCAGACACTTGACAGGAAAAAAAGAAAGACTTCATCTGAGGATGTGATTGGAAAGAAGGACAACAGTAACCAAGAGATTGCATGTTTGATGGAAAAAGGTGAACTGAACAAGGGTGAGAGTGCCTCTTTATCTGAAAAGTTATCAGATGAAAACAAAATGACTATAAAGTTCGTGAATGTTACAGCTAAAGAAAGTGATGTCTCTAAAGTTTTCAAGGGTTGTGGGGCTGTTACGAAGGTTGTGTTTCCAAGTGTCAAATCAACTAATTTTAAAGTTGCACACGTTTATTTTGAG TCAGAAGAAGGAAGGCAAAAGGCTCTTAAAAAAACTGATATGATGATTAAGAATATGGTAGCTTTGGAGGCCACTTCTCCTCAGAAAGGGAGAGAGAGGATGTGCATACCTAATTTAATTGGTTGTCCAGAAGTTCCCGCCTCATTAGTGAAGCATCCTTCAAGGACAGTTATGATAAAAAAATTGAACAACAATGTGTCCTTTCATGATATTAAAGAAGCTCTATCCTTTTGCAAAAGCAACATAACTGGAATTTTCTTTGGTTCGTCAAGCTCCGTTGCTTATGTGGAGTTTGAG ACAGTAGAGGGCAAAGAAATTGCTATTGAGAAGCATTCATTGATCGTGCTTGGAGAGAGACTATCAATCTTGAGAATCGATCCACCAAGAACAACCATCGTAAGGATATCAAATGTGGATTCCCTTGCAATGGGTAAGGTGACCTCCGTTTGCAAAAAACTGGGAAAGACTAGGCAATTCTTCCCGAGAACGAATGACATCCTGGATGTGCATTTCAAACTTGCTGAATggccaagaatgttagagattttAAACAG GCTGAACGGAGTCGAAGTAGATGGTCAACAGTTGGTAGCTAAGCCTGCACCTGTCTATCCCCCGGATGTGCTTAACGTTCTCTGGAGTCAACCCGAGGGGAGAAAACATTTGAAAACCGCATTCAACAGCATGCTGCTGAAATTAGGGGAAGATAATACTAGTTTAGCAATACTTGTTGATAACTTTTATGCTGATGTACAAGAAAGATGA